DNA from Nitrospiria bacterium:
AAATATTTCTCCAATAGGTCGAGATGAACGAATGGGGAACCTTTTAAAAGAATTCGGGATTGAACATTTATCTGATCAAAAAGCGTATACCCTGTCCGGTGGGGAAAGAAGGCGGGTGGAGATAGCAAGGGTTTTAATTACTCAACCCAATTTTATTTTATTAGATGAACCCTTTGCAGGAATCGATCCCATTGCGGTTGGGGAAATACAACAAATTGTAATCCAGCTTAAGAAGAGGAATATTGGGGTTTTAATTACGGACCATAACGTCCAAGAAACTTTGGCAATTACCGATCGGGCATACATTATCAATGAGGGGAAAATTTTGGAGAGTGGAACCCCCCAAGAAATTGCAGGAAGTCCCCGTGCCCGTGCCATTTACCTGGGGGATCGTTTTCGTTTATTAGATGAGAAAGTTCCTTTGGATGTCAACGAGAGCAACCTTAACTGGAATTAAAAAAACAACGAGGTTCGAAGTTGGGATGAATTTTTGGTAAAACATTGATTTTCTTATTGCTTAAGCCTTTTTGGTTTAATTATTAAGCAAAATGAATTAAAAAAAGAAACTTTTTTAAATAATCGGTTATAATGAAAAAAGGGATTATTAAAAAATAAGGGCGGAATAATGAAAGCAAGGCTTGATTTAAGACTTCATCAAAAATTGATTATGACCCCCCAACTTCAGCAAGCCATTAAGTTATTGCAGTTGTCACGGTTGGAGTTAAATCAGATTCTTTCTGCGGAAATGATGGAGAATCCCTTGTTGGAAGATTCATTGGCAGAGTCCCTGGATGAGGATTCTTCCCCATCTATTTCTACAGAAAAAGTAGATGAGGGGGAGGTTGCTCAAAATTCCGACCGTGAAGAAGAAGGTTTGAAACCGGAAGATTTATCTTTGGGATGGGATGAGTATTTTGACCAGGAAAGGGATGATGGGAGGGATATGGGGTATTCCCTGGCTTCGCAGAATGAACTTCCTTCTTATGAGCAGACCCTTTCAAAAGGTACTTCCCTCGTTGAGCATCTTTTCTGGCAATTAAGACTATCAAATCTTACACAGAAGGAGCAGGGGATTGCCACATCCATTATCGGGGATATAGATGAGGACGGCTATTTTCGATCTTCCATTGAGGAGGTTTCTCGGGGGGCTGGGGTTTCACCTTCAGAGGTTTTAAGAATTTTAAAAGTTGTCCAGGATTTTGATCCCAGTGGTGTGGGGGCAAGGGACTTAAAGGAGTGTTTGCTGATTCAAGTCAACCAATTGGGTTTGGAAGGATCCCTGGTGGGGGCCATTGTTTCTCATTTAGAGGATCTTGAGAAAAGGCGGTTTCCCGCCATTGCCAAATCCCTTGGGGTAACCATTGAGGAGGTTGTGGCCGCAGCAGGTGTTTTAGAACACCTGGAACCCAAACCGGGAAGACCCTTTTCTTCCGCCGATAATATTTATATTGTACCTGATGTTTTTTTAGTCAAATCAGATGGGCGTTATTTGATACTTTTAAATGATGATGGTATGCCCCGGCTTCATATAAACCCTTTATATCGGAAAATGTTGCGTTCTAAAAACGGGGTATCGGAGGCGACGAAATCTTATTTAGAGAACAAATTTCGCTCTGCGCTTTGGCTAATCAAAAGTATTGAGCAAAGAAACCGTACCATTTGCCGTGTGGCGGAAAGTATTGTTAAATTTCAAACCGATTTTTTTGAGAAGGGGTTACCGTATTTAAAACCTTTGGTTTTGAAGCAGGTTGCTGAAGACATTAGTATGCATGAATCCACCATCAGCCGGGTTACCACCAATAAATATATGTATTCCCCCCAAGGGATTTTTGAGTTAAAGTTTTTCTTCAACAATTCCGTTGCCCGAACCGATGGAAAGGGAGACGAACTTTCGGCGGTTTCCGTGAGAGAGATTATACGGAAAATGGTGTCGGAAGAAGATCAGAAACGTCCCTTAAAGGATCAAGAAATTGTTGAAATGTTAAAAAGCCAAAATGTTGAAATTGCCAGACGTACTGTTGCTAAATATAGAACTGAACTTAATATCCAACCCGCCAGTCGACGAAAGAAATTTTGCTAGCCTAAACATCCCAGTTTTAAAAATCTTTAACGTTTAAACCTTTAAAAAGCGGGTATTCATGAAAAAGGGATCATGAATGTCCATTTTATAATATGGGAAAGCTTTATCCAAAAGTTTGAAAAAATAGAAAAATTATCAAATAACAGTAAATTTTAATTGAAATCGGTGTTAAGAAAGATTACCCTCAGTATCGAAATTTAAAAAAAGGGTTTTTTCCTCCCAATTTGAGATAGGGAGGAGCGTGAGATAAGGGGCCTTTTTATCAATTATTTTATAAATAATGGGGTCCCCCCCCCCCGGAAAAACCCTTGGGTTTTTTGTACGGAAAAGATATTCTTCAAAGGGATAAAAGGTGCGTGATTTATTAATCATTATCATCAGTGGGTTATCCGGTTCTGGTAAGAGTTACACCATAAAATGTTTTGAAGATCTGGGTTTTTATTGTGTGGATAACCTTCCTTCCCGGTTGGTTCCAACTTTTGTTGAATTATGTACTCATTCTGGAGAAGAAATTTCAAGAGTCGCTCTTGGAATTGATATTCGGGAACGGGAGTTTTTAGGGGATTTTCTTGCCATTTTTGAAAAATTAAAAAGCCAAGGGCTGAAAATTGAAATGTTATTTTTAGAAGCAAGAGATGAAATTCTCCTCCGAAGGTTTTCCGAAACCCGAAGGCCCCATCCATTGGCAAAAGGGAAACCCGTTATCGAGGGAATTCAAATTGAAAGGAATAGCCTAAACGAGTTACGGATGCGAGCAGACCAAATTATCGATACATCGGACTACTCTGTTCACCAACTAAAGGCATTTATTTCCCAACATTTTATTGATATTGCTGAATTAAAACCTATACATATTACTTTAGTTTCCTTTGGGTATAAATACGGAGTTCCTTACGATTCAGAATTGTTATTTGATCTTCGGTTTTTGCCCAACCCCAATTTTGTGCCCGAAATCAAAGCTTTTACTGGAAATGATCAGCGAGTTTGGGAATACATGATGAAATACCCTGAAACGATTCAATTTTACCAAAAACTAGTGGACTTTCTTGATTACCTTATTCCCTGCTATGAAAAAGAAAAACGATCTTATTTGAATGTTGGAATGGGGTGTACGGGGGGTCGCCATCGTTCGGTTGCTTTTGTCAATCAAGTCGGTAAATACCTGCGAAAAAAAGGGTTGGACATTTCGGTTCGTCATCGGGATATACAACAATAACCATTAGAAAAGATTTGGAAACGGAAGGTAGACATGGGAACTTTTGCATTTGGGATTTCAGGGGCAAGTGGGGCCATATATGGGTTTACCTTATTGGAATATTTGGTTAAGAAAAAACATAAAATCTTTCTAACCATTTCCCGTGAAGGTCAAGCCATTTTAAAAGAGGAGGTCAATGTTTCATGGATTGGAAATGAAAAAGAGGTGAACCAATCTCTAAAAAACCATTTTGGAGAAAAGGAGATTGAATTTTTTAGTCCAGAAAATCTGCATGCTCCGATATCCAGTGGCTCTGTTTTTACAGATGGAATGGTTATTGTCCCCTGTTCTTTTAAAACGGTATCCGCTATTAGACATGGAACATCCTCCAATTTAATTGAACGTGCAGCGGATGTGACATTAAAAGAGGGAAGGCCCCTTTTTATTGTTCCCAGAGAGACTCCTCTAAGTTCGATTCATCTTGAAAATTTGTATAGTTTAGCAAAAATGGGAGTAAGAATTATTCCCGCCATGCCCGGCTTTTATAATCAACCAAAAACCATTGACGATTTGGTAAGGTTTGTGGTTGGACGAATTCTAGATAGTATGAAAATAACACACTCTCTCTATCAGAGATGGGATTCAGTAGAACAGACATAAGAGGGTTTTCCCCCTTTAACTTTAATTGGTTTCTCCCCCTGCCTTTTTTCCATCTTATCTGTTGGGGGGGATTGCTCTGTTGTTTTCTTTTTTTTGTTTCCTGTTCGAAACGAATTGAAAACCAAGAATTGCCTTCCATTAAAGATTGGTCCAATGGTTTCCTTTTTGTCACGGGGCGGGGAATTTTACACCCTAGTTTTGATGTGGGGGACCAACGATATACTGCCCTTCAGGAGGCCAGAAGGGATGCTTTTTTCCAGCTCCGACGAGAAGTATATGCCCTTCCCATTGATTCTAAAAATCGGGTTGAAGATTTAGTCCTCAAAGATGAAAAACTGGTCCAAAAAATAAACCGGTTTATTGATGGGGCGAAGGTGGTTGCTTTTAGGATTATAGAGGAGGAAAAGGTCGAGGTGGATATGGAGCTTTACCTAGGTGCATCGTTGAAATCCCTTTTAGGTTTGGTGGAAAAACCTCGATTACCAAATAAAAATCAAAATTCAAAAAGGAGGTGAAGGGTTAAATAAGTGAAGTCGTAGGGAAAAGAAACAAAAGAACGTTATCCACTCTTTTTGGATTAAAAGGGAGCAATGGTTTCTGAAATCATTTAGGGTGATGATTTTTCCGGTGTTCTAAAACGAAGGTCATTTTTGGGCTTTAGGTTCTAGGTAGCCCCGCTTAAATTTTTGTGGGAACTTGGGGACATTTTTTTATCTCAGATTCCCCAATGATCCTTTGGGGTTTAAGTTATTTCCTTTTCCTTCCTCAATGGTTGTTTATTTTTAATAACAAAAAGAAGGGATTTATTGAAGTTTTTAAGGGAAAACATTCTCCGGTAAAATTCGGTTTTTAAAAAAAGGGGTCGATCCCCACAGGAAAATCTAAAACGGGGTCCGATAAACAAGTTTGGCTAGCGGTTCTTCGGTGGCAGCTATAACAGGAGTGTAAGGTTGAGGGATTTGTCAAATCCAGAAAAAGTTCAGAGGAGGTCTTTCGATCTATTTTTGAGTAGAGGAAATGGTTGCATTGTTATTCCTTTTATATTGCCGTAATCCATAATTCTGTAGCCTTTTGGGAATATCCATTTCCCTCCTTCCACTTCTTGTTTCACAATTCTTTTTTAAATCAAAGGTTGTTCAAAACCTTTGATTATAATCAAATTCAAATAACCCCCCCCCTACTTTTCTAAGAAAGAAAAATAAGAATCTGGGTATTTCTTCCTATCCTTATTGGGAATTGGTTAATATTTCTCTGGATTCAAAGAAAAACAATAACCACAGTTTTGAGATAAAAAGAATCATACTTTTTTTGGAGAGCCCCATAAGGCCCGGAGGGTTAATTTTATTAAAGCCGCTTAAAGACCTCTTTTTTTCAAGAGAGCATTTAACATATCTTTTAAAACATGGAAATTTAAAAAAATAAATTGAGTTATTTAAAAGGTATCGGCAGCCGTTTCCGGTTTTTTTCTCATGAAATATTAATAATTTCAATCAGTTATGCATGGCCAATCTCAGCTTGACAAGGGAGATATATTAAGTATACTTACTATGGTCAACCCATTCCTTCCCAACATAAAAGAAATAAATGCCGTGGCAAAACCCAAGAGGCAATATAAGGCCAAAGAAGTTTGTTCAATCTTTGATATTTCCAAAGTCACCCTATTCCGGTGGGAAAAAGAAGGTTTTATTTCAAGTGTGGGGCGAGATTGGCGAAATTGGCGCCTTTATTCGGAAAAAAATATTCAGGAAATAAAAAAAATGA
Protein-coding regions in this window:
- the lptB gene encoding LPS export ABC transporter ATP-binding protein yields the protein MNLKAQNLQKEFRGRKVVDDVTITVGVGEVVGLLGPNGAGKTTIFSMMIGLVKPDQGGIFLDNEVITQLPMYQKARKGISYLPQEPSIFRKLTVRDNLLLILETLNISPIGRDERMGNLLKEFGIEHLSDQKAYTLSGGERRRVEIARVLITQPNFILLDEPFAGIDPIAVGEIQQIVIQLKKRNIGVLITDHNVQETLAITDRAYIINEGKILESGTPQEIAGSPRARAIYLGDRFRLLDEKVPLDVNESNLNWN
- the rpoN gene encoding RNA polymerase factor sigma-54, whose amino-acid sequence is MKARLDLRLHQKLIMTPQLQQAIKLLQLSRLELNQILSAEMMENPLLEDSLAESLDEDSSPSISTEKVDEGEVAQNSDREEEGLKPEDLSLGWDEYFDQERDDGRDMGYSLASQNELPSYEQTLSKGTSLVEHLFWQLRLSNLTQKEQGIATSIIGDIDEDGYFRSSIEEVSRGAGVSPSEVLRILKVVQDFDPSGVGARDLKECLLIQVNQLGLEGSLVGAIVSHLEDLEKRRFPAIAKSLGVTIEEVVAAAGVLEHLEPKPGRPFSSADNIYIVPDVFLVKSDGRYLILLNDDGMPRLHINPLYRKMLRSKNGVSEATKSYLENKFRSALWLIKSIEQRNRTICRVAESIVKFQTDFFEKGLPYLKPLVLKQVAEDISMHESTISRVTTNKYMYSPQGIFELKFFFNNSVARTDGKGDELSAVSVREIIRKMVSEEDQKRPLKDQEIVEMLKSQNVEIARRTVAKYRTELNIQPASRRKKFC
- the rapZ gene encoding RNase adapter RapZ gives rise to the protein MRDLLIIIISGLSGSGKSYTIKCFEDLGFYCVDNLPSRLVPTFVELCTHSGEEISRVALGIDIREREFLGDFLAIFEKLKSQGLKIEMLFLEARDEILLRRFSETRRPHPLAKGKPVIEGIQIERNSLNELRMRADQIIDTSDYSVHQLKAFISQHFIDIAELKPIHITLVSFGYKYGVPYDSELLFDLRFLPNPNFVPEIKAFTGNDQRVWEYMMKYPETIQFYQKLVDFLDYLIPCYEKEKRSYLNVGMGCTGGRHRSVAFVNQVGKYLRKKGLDISVRHRDIQQ
- a CDS encoding flavin prenyltransferase UbiX, yielding MGTFAFGISGASGAIYGFTLLEYLVKKKHKIFLTISREGQAILKEEVNVSWIGNEKEVNQSLKNHFGEKEIEFFSPENLHAPISSGSVFTDGMVIVPCSFKTVSAIRHGTSSNLIERAADVTLKEGRPLFIVPRETPLSSIHLENLYSLAKMGVRIIPAMPGFYNQPKTIDDLVRFVVGRILDSMKITHSLYQRWDSVEQT